GCAGCAACGGAAAGCCAGTGATTACCTTGAATTCGTCGCTGACAAGGCAGGGTATCACCGCGTTCCCTAAGATGTCGAGCTCTGGTCAGATCACCGAAATGTCAAGAGAGGCCTGGCTGAATTCAGGCCGCCCGGAAGCCGGTGCACCCTATACGGCAGAGCAGGTGAAGAAGTTCTACGAAGGTACTGATCCGCAATATCCGAACACAGATTGGTACCATATCCTGATCCGGAAATGGGCGCCGCAGCAACAGCATAATCTGTCGGTACGGGGTGGAAGTGACCGGATCAAATACTATGGATTTCTTGGATATGCCAATCAGCAGGCTATCTGGAAGAGTGGGCATGGAGGCACTTATACCCGCTACAATCTTCAGTCAAATATAGACGCAAAGATCACTGACGATTTATCCCTGCAGCTGGATCTGGCTGCCACCAATGAATACAGGCGATTCCCCTGGCGTTCCCAGGAAAGAGTACTGTGGACCGATTTCTGGCAGACCTTTCCCATGTATCCAGCCACACTGCCTGATCCTACCAGGCTTTCCTTTGCCCAGGGCGGCGGAACAGGAGGTGCGCAATTTATGACCAATAGCGACATAGCCGGTTACGACAATACAGATAATCAAAATCTGAGAGGAACACTTGCACTTAATTACATATTCAAACCCGTGAAAGGCTTGTCGGCCAAAGCGTTTGTCAATTACCTGCAGTATAGTTCCTTCGAAAAGCAATTTGTAAAACCACTTACATTCTATACTTACGATTATGCCAGTAAAATTTATACCAAAGCAGGAGCGCTTTATGACAAAGCATTTCTGAACCAGAATGCAGGGCGCAGCAGGATTATTACCGGCCAGTTTTCCCTGAACTACGACCATACTTTCCTGCAGACGCATCATGTGTCGGCCCTGGCATTGATGGAAATAATAGACTACTCAAATGATTCATTCGGCGGAGGCAGGAAAGATTTCCTGACACCGGCCATAGACCAGCTGTTTATAGGCACCCTGCAGAGCTCCGTTATCAATGGCACAGCAGCAGAGATGGGCAGGAAAAGCTATGTAGGAAGGGTGAACTACGATTATAAAGGGAAATATCTACTGGAAGCAACATTAAGGGCCGATGCCTCTGCCAAATTCCCGGCCGCTACCCGCTGGGGCTACTTTCCCGGTGTATCCGTGGGATGGAGGCTTTCCGAAGAAGGCTTCCTGCGACCCGCAAAGGGCAGCATCGATAACCTGAAACTACGCGCCAGCTATGGTGAAGCGGGGAATGATGCAGTGGGTAATTTTCAATACCTGACCGGATACGTAGCAGGTTCGGCTGTGATGCTCGGTGGTAGCCAGCAAACAGGGATGACCTCTACCGGCCTGGCCAATCCTTTACTTACCTGGGAACGTATCACTATCTATAACGTGGGTACCGACTTTTCTTTTTTCAACAGGAAATTATACGGAACACTGGAAGGTTTTTACCGGGAGCGTGCTGGTATTCCTGCACAAAGAGTGGCTAGTTTGCCTTCCACTTTCGGTGCTAATATGCCCCCGGAAAACCTCAATAGTCTGAGTGACCGTGGATTTGAGCTTCAGGTAGGAACATCCGGTAAAACAGGCTATGGCCTGCTGTGGGATATCAGCAGCAATATTTCCTTCTCCCGGGCAAAATGGAGACATTTTGAAGAACCAGATTACACGGACCCTGACCAGAAAAGGATCTTTAAGAAATCCGGTACCTGGACCGACCGCGACTTTGGCTATATTTCAGATGGACTCTTCACCAGCCAGGCAGAGATCAATGGGCTGAAATATGACCAGGACGGTCAGAAGAACGCGTCGCTTCGCCCCGGAGATATCCGTTATAAAGACGTCAATGGCGACGGTGTATTGGATTGGAAAGATCAGGTAGAGATAGGTAAAGGCACCATCCCACACTGGATGTTCGGATTTAACACCAACCTGAAATACAAGGGCTTCGACCTTTCTGCCTTGTTCCAGGGTGCATTCGGCTATTACAACAATATTAACCTGCTGAAAGCGAACGGGCTGGCGCCAAGAGTATATTACGATCTGCGATGGACGGAAGCCAATGATAATCCCGATGCCTTTATACCAAGACTAGGTAGTACAGCTGCTACCAATTCCCTGCATTCCGACCATTACTATAAGAAGGCAGGCTATGTGCGTTTGAAAGTGTTGTCCATCGGCTACAGTCTGCCTGCCCAATGGCTGAATAGTATTAAGTTCAGCCAGGTAAGGGTATATGCTGCGGGTACCAACCTTTTAACATTTAACCCCTTGAGAAAATATGAAACAGATCCGGAAGCTCCGTCAGATAATGGAGGATACTATTATCCCCAACAGCTGACAATCACGTTCGGTGTGAATGTTTCTTTCTGATCAGTATTCATCTTAAAAACAAATGACCTTGAAAAAAGTAATTCGTATACTCATCGCCGGTCTGTTTCTCTTGCCGGCCTGCAACAAGGATGTACTGAACAAGCAACCGCTTGATATCGTATCCGATGCTGTATTGTGGAATGATCCGAACCTCGTGGATGCTTACCTGATACAGGTATATGCGGAAACGACTACCTGGGATCTCGAATTTAACCCGCTTCGGGGCGACGACTACAAATCGGGTTTTTTCGATATCACTACGGTGTCCGATGAATGTAAAGATGGTGGCTGGTGGTGGGGCAGCAATGCGTATCATAAGTATGGTAATCTGAAGATAGATGGTGGGCTGCTGGAATATTGGGGGTATGCTACAGTTAGGAAGACTAATGAATTTATAGCACGTGTTCCTGGAACGTCTATCAGTGATGATCTGAAGAAGAAACGGGTAGCAGAAGCCCGTTTTCTGAGAGCGTACGCTTATTTTTCTATGGTAAAGAGATATGGAGGTGTGCCATTGATTACCAAAGCACAAGCTGTTACAGATCCACCGGAAAGCCTAAAGCCGAAGCGTGAGAAAGAAGCTGCTGTATATGATTTCATAATCGCTGAAGCTGCCGCAGCGGCAGCCGATTTGCCGGAGAGTGCTACCGGCAGTGAGCAGGGGCGGGCCACCAAATATGCAGCGCTGGCATTGAAATGCAGGGCTGCCCTGTATGCCGGCAGTATCGCTCAGTTTGGCACCGTGAAACTCGATGGTGTGGTGGGAATTGATGCCTCTAAATCTGACGCCTACTACCAGCAGGCATATGATGCCGCAGCTGTTATTATGACCAGCGGAAAATTTATGTTGTATAACAAGATACCATCCGATAAAGTAGCTAACTATCGCAATCTGTTTACAGATAAATGGAATGCAGAGGTGATACTGGCCAGAGATCATAACAACATTCCGGTGGAAAGCGGAGGTACAGGTATCGCATACGATTTTATGGCAACGCCCAAACCCAATGGCTGGGGCGCCGGGCAGATACTTGCTCCATACCTCGAGATGATTGAAGAATATGAACATACAGATGGTAGTTCCGGCAAACTGGATGATAATACTATTTCCCAGCGATTGTGGACTACAGATGAACTGTGGGCAAACAAGGATCCCCGCTTCTTTGCCACTATCGCTACTGAGAATACGCTGTGGAGAGGACGGACCCTCACTTTTTATAATGGTATTATTAAACCGGACGGCAGCGTGGAGCAAAGTAACAGTTACAACGGCATTCTTCCGCAGGGCAACCAGTTTCAGAATAACTGCGGTTTCAGCGTCCTGAAATACCTGGATCCCAATAACGATATCAGCACCTACAGTAATTCCACCACCAGCATACAGGTATTTCGCTATGCTGAAATATTGCTGAATTACGCGGAGGCGGCCTTTGAGTTGGGAAAAAACAACGATGCATTGAATGCCGTTAACCAGATCCGGGAACGGGCCGGGATAGTGCCATTGACGGCGATTGACCGTGATAAAATCCGCCACGAGCGGAGAGTGGAACTGGCTTTTGAAGGACACCGTTACTGGGATGTGCGCCGCTGGCGAACCGCTACACAGGATCTGACAGGGTCCAAAAGGGGATTGCGTTATGTGCTCGACTATAACACCCGTAAGTACATCTTGCTAATTGAAAAAAATATTGATGGTATTCCATTACAGTTTTTTGAAAGAAACTACTATCTGCCGATAACGATACCAAGAACTGCCACCAATCCAAATTTGCTGGAGAACCCCGGCTACCAGTAAGTGTTTTTGACATACAGATTATAACAGATTATCCCCGGAAACGGGGATACAGGATATTTTTTTGCTAATTAAAATCATTGCCACGATGAAAAAAACTTCTCTATTACTATCATGCATGCTGATCCTATCGGGCCTGCTGTTGGCGCAGGACCAATCCAGGGTCTACAACGAATTCCAGTACCGCATGCAAATGACCTTAGCACGATTGACGGGAAACAATACGATACCTGTTTACACACCTCAGTTTGTATTGGCAGATGTAGATATTGATACCACATCACCACGCCGCTTCTTTAACTTCAGCGGAGACCTGTCTGGCCGTTATGTAGAAGTGATGTCGATGGTGGAAGACGCGGCCATGAGGGCAAAGCTGGAGCAGCTGGTAAAACAGCTGATCACTTACCAGCGGCCGGATGGCAGGTTTGGCAATGCGGAGCTGGTGTTTACGGAAGATAAGATAGGCGGAGAGCATATGGCATTGCTTTGGGGAAATGGACGGTTGCTGGTAGGATTAATGCAGTATTACAAAACGTTTAAAGATCCGCAAGTATTACAAACGGCCCGGCGCCTGGGCGATTTTATCACCAACGTTTACGGCATCTGTTCCACGCCTGATGTAGCCAAACGTCTGGAAGGTATGATGGCACAGGGTATCATCTGCTTTACGCAGTGTATTGAAGGAATGATAATGTTATCCCAATACTCATCGGATCCGAAATATGCCAACATTGCCGGAAAGATGTATAAAGTACTCGGCCCGAGAGGCAACCAGCATACGCATGGCTATTTGTCGACCTTACGCGGCGTGTTGATGCTCTATGATTATAATCACGATGAAACACACCTCAACTTCGTGAAAAATGCCTACGATGACCTGGTACAATCAACTGATTATACTCCTTTCGGCGGGGTAAGGGAATACTTCGGGCACATGGCTGTAGATAGGGATGAGGGCTGTTCTACCGCCGATTTTGTACGTCTGAGTTTCGATCTGTATCGTGAAACGGGCCAACAGAAATATTTGCAGAAAGGAGAATTCGGGTTGTTAAATGCCCTGTACTTTAATCAGTATTATACCGGTGATTTTGGCCATCATCTTCTGAATGAAACAGGATCCAGTCCCGACTTCCTTCATGCGGCATGGTGGTGCTGTACCATGCACGGATTACGCGCTATGTACGAAATAAAGCAACATTATCTGGTAGATGAGAACAGTAGGGGTGTGCATGTGAACCTTTATCTGGAAACAACCTGTAAAGGTCACAGTATAGATTATGAGCTTAGGAAGATGAAACCTGAAGGAAGACTGCAGCCATACAGTATCAAAGTGACACGCCTGCAGGCCGGCAGTGGTCCGGTATTCCTGAGGATGCCTGAATGGGCTGCAGCAGCACGGGTATGGGTAAACGAAAAAAGTATTAGCATCGCACCACAGGATGGATATCTTAAACTGCCTAAGCTAACTGCCGGAGATGCAGTAAAGATAGGCTTCCAGTATAAGGTGGACATACAAACGCCAGACAGGGGAAATGTGGATATTGCACAACTGACCACGTCGCCTGTAGCAGGATATCTGCACTACGGCCCCTGGTTGCTGGGTGCAGATGATAAGGAGGATGCCACATTTACAGCGGAGCCGAATGAAAATATTGTATACATCAATCCGGCAGGTCAGGCTGCAAGTGCCAACGGTATTTACAGTATCAGGTATAAGCACGCCGGGTTTCCATCAAACCTGGAAGGCAGGCTGCGACCGGTTTCTGCTCTTACGTTCGATAAACATGGCTACCTGATGACGAAGCTGGTCTTCGCCGCCGGAGAAGGAAAGAATACTGCTTCCCAGGCTGCATCTATGCTGGCGCCCTTTGATCCCCGGAAAGAGGCAGTGGAAGAAAAACATCACGATTAAATCTTTTCAGTATGAAGAACAGAATATTGAAATCGCAGTGGTACACTGTTTTCCTGCCAGTAGTGATCACGCTGCTCCTGCTTTGCGGGCAGGGGATGGCGGCAAACATCCTGAATGTCTGGAATCCGCCTGCTGGCACTTCGGCTAATACTACCTTTACCGTACAGGTGAGAAAAACAGGCGATGTAACCTGGACGGACCTGTTTGAGTATAATGTAAAAGTCGGTCACCAGGACGGCTCTCTCTTTAATTCGTCGATGGTGAATTTCGATTTTTCAGGCAGCGTCGACATAAAAGTTACCTATAATACCGGCACCATCAGTTCCTTTGATATCCGGCCCTGGTCGTATGGTGTGAAAGCAGTACAGGCTGGGAATACGCTTACATTTACGGTTAACCAGGATAATAATTCGCCCCGGAAACTGGTGGTGCGTATCAACAACAGCTGGGATACAGATGTGTTACATATTCTTACTAATACTCCGGAAACCGGTGCACCGTTGCCAGGTAACACTAATGTATACACGATTAATCCCGGGGATCCGATTCCTTACAATCTTCCGGCTGGTAAGAATACCTATTATTTCAATCCCGGTGTGCATACGTTACCTGGTGGATTATGGGTGGAAGTTGATATGGGTGCCACTTATACGATAGATCATCTGACGCTCAGCCAGGGTACTTACAATACCAATGCAGGCCAGGTAAAGTATATCGTTGAAACGAAAGTGAATGCCGGGGACAGTTACACTACTGCTTATGATGGTACAGGGAACACAGGTACAGGAACTATCACACAGGCATTTACGGCAACCAATGCCCGTTATGTAAGACTAAGACTGCTCGGCAATAACGCCGCCTCGTCGTGGGTATTTGCTTCCGTGATCAATGAGTTCAGCATATTTGCGGCCGGAGGTACTACCAATCTTGCGCTGAATAAGGCAATCGCTGGCGGAATGCCGGGATATACCAGGGCGGTAGACGGAGATACCACCTCAGCGTATATGTCGCCTTCAGGCTATGGCAACTGGCATGCAGGCGAGTCGTTCTTCCTTAATAAAAGTGGCACTACGGTTTATATAGCTCCGGGCGCGGTGGTGAAGGGCGCATTTATGTCTGACTCCTGCAATAATATGACGGTTAAAGGCCGGGGAATACTTGACTGCAGCCAGCTACGGCATGTGCCCACCACGCCGCAAAGTGAAGGCAGAACCGGTGCGATATGGATGATCAGCGGCAGTGATAACCGGGTGGAAGGCATCACTATCCTCGATCCGCCGATGTGGTCGGTGGTGATGAATTATTCTGTCAGGCCGGTAGTGAAACAAATACATCTCATTGGCAGCGTAGTAAATACCGATGGTATCCATTTCAGCGGTTGCAGCAATGGCAGCGTTGACGGTGTTTTTATAAGAACCTGCGATGATAACCTGGTCATGTATCACTACGCGCCAGGCACCGGTTGTACATTTAAGAACAGTGTTTTCTGGGGTGATGATGCACACATAGCCCTGATAGGGTTAGGAGGGAATGGTAGTCAGCCTATCAACGATCTGACTTTTCAGAATCTGGATATCCTCAATCAGCAGGGCGTTTATGACCTCGACAAGTTCAATGGATGTCTGAAACTGTGGCCCAACGGAGGCAATCAGATTTCGGATGTGGTGTTCGATAATATCCGGATAGACAGCTTCAGAACAGCGGCCAATTCGGCGGTGTTCCAGTTCAGAACAGATGAACGTTTTTCCGGAGAAGGAGCGGGGGTATTGAAGAATATCACTGTGTCAAATCTTGTCTATAAAGGAGTTGGTGAACGCCAATCGTTGCTCAAGGGAGTAGATGTGGCGCATAATGTGGATGTCGTCAATTTCATCAACTATCAACGTATGGGCGTTAACGTTGCCAGCGTGGCAAACGGGAACATCAATCTACAGCCTTATGTTACCAATGTCAATATTGTGCATGATTCTGTGCCGCCATCCCTCAATCTTGCGTTGCATAAACCGGCAGTTTCTGATCAGGCGATGTACAGCGGACATGGTGCGGATAAAGCGGTAGATGGAACAGATACGGCATACGCGCAGGCCTCCTCGCGACTGACGCCCTGGAAGCTGACCATTGATTTGGGGACGGGAACTACTTTTAACCGGGTAGTATTCAAATCAGGCGCGTCCGAATATGCCTCGGCATACCTGATTCAGGGATCGAATGATAGTATTAGCTGGACGACACTTGTCAATGAGCCTGCCAGTGGAGGAGGTATCAAAACGTATAACAGTTTCGGCAGTGTTACCTACCGGTTCATCCGTTTGAGTCCATCCGCTTGTGTATTGAGCCCTGGTGATTGGGGATATACGGTGCTGGAGTTTGAAGTATACAACGATGCGCCCGTAGTATCCTCTAATCTAGCCTTGTATAAGGCTGCTGTTTCCGATCAGCCAATGTATACCGGTTATGATGCTACGAAAACAACAGATGGAAGCATAACCACCTACGCGCAGGCATCCGCACGGCTGATCCCCTGGAAGCTGACGATAGATCTGGGATCAGTGAAAACATTCAACCGTTTCGTATTAAAATCAGGAACAACCAACTACGCTTCCGCATATACGATTCAGTGTGCCGACGACAACTTCAACTGGAATACGCTGGTATCGGAAACTGCGGGTTCCGGAGGCACCAAAGCCTATAGCGGTTTTGGCAATGTATCAGGCAGGTACATACGGTTGAATCCAACCAGCGTGGTGCTGGATGCAACGGGTAACTGGGGCTATGCGGTATTGGAATTTGAAGTGTATAATGATAATACTGGCAACAATTGGGTACGGAGAAATGACAATGCTGCAGCGGCGCGTTACTATGGCTGCAATGCAGCTACCGTATCGGGGTACTACCAGTCTGATTGCCATTACGCATCCAGCGCCGGAAGCTATGCAGAATATACATTTTCAGGAACAGGTGTGAGATGGATAGGTAAGAGAGGCGTGGATCACGGCAAAGCGGATATATACATCGATGGCGTTTTCGATACCACTGTAGATACCTACAATGCTGTGGCCCGATTGCAGGATACCTGCTATCAGAAGATCGGGTTACCGGATACGGTGCATGTAATGACGATCATTGTGAGGAGTGACAAGAACGCTGCTTCGTCCGGATATTTTTCCGACTGGGATGCTTTTGAATTTCTTCCCGGTGCGGGAGTAGCACCCATGTTGACCCAGCAATCAGTGATGATGGCAAAAGGAACTGAAAAGAATATGGTCGTGAAGATTTATCCCAATCCTGCGTCCTCACAATTGAATATTGAAACGCCTGCTACCAGAGAATTTTGGTATTACGAGTTACTGACAACCCTGGGAAAGGCACAGAAAACGGGCAGTATAAGAGCTGGTAATGCGGTAATTTCCCTGGATGGCATTCCGGATGGTATGTATCTGCTTCATCTTTTTTCTTCTTCTTCAAAGCATGCAACGGCGAAATGGATAGTGAAAGTGCAGCATTAGCTGTAAGGTCACTTGTCCTACGAAATGAGAAAAGCCGCCCTTTTAAGGACGGCTTCTTAATGTCGTTTACAAAAAAACAGCGCTACTGTTTAATTTCTCCCGGTATCACTTCCACTACCTGTTTCCTTCCGTTCCTCAATACTTCCACTGATATCCTCCTGCCGATCTGGCGTTCAGACAATAGCAGGTGAAGATCGTCGACCGTAGCCACAGGGGTGTTATCGAACGCAATGATGATATCACCTGTATGCAGTTCGCTGTTGTAATAGTTGCCATCGGGCACTATCTCGAACACATACACGCCGGTTGGCGTACTGAGTTTGTTGGCGGCAATCATGCGGCTGCTGAGGTTAACCGGTTGAGCAGCGATGCCAAGCTGGGCTCTTCTGATTTTGCCATTGAGAATCAGTTGTCCTGCTATTTGTGCTGCGAGGTTGGAAGAGATGGCAAAGCAAAGCCCTTGCGCAGAAGCGATCACCGCGGTGTTTACCCCGATAACCTGGCCGAGCGAGTTAACGAGCGGCCCACCGCTGTTACCAGGATTCAATGCAGCATCGGTCTGGATCACATTGTCGATCAGCCGGCCATTGCTGGCGCGTAAACTACGGCCCAGCGCGCTCACCACGCCGGCCGTCACCGTATATTGCAGGCCCATCGGGTTGCCGATCGCAATGGCGATCTGACCTACCTGCAAGGCGGATGAATCGGCCAGCTGCAATGCTTTCAGGCCGGATTCATCTATCTTGAGTACGGCAATGTCCGTCGACGGATCCGTACCTTTGATGTCGGCCTTTACCTTTCTGCCGTCTACAAAAGACACCCTGATACCTTCGGCGTCTTCCACCACGTGATTGTTGGTGATAATGAAGCCATCGGAAGATATAATGAAGCCAGAGCCGGTACCTGTTTGCGTACGTTTTTCGCGTGTCCGCCTGTCAGTTACTTTTTTCTCTACTTCAATATGAACCACCGACTCGGCTACCGTTCCCACCACGCCCGTTACTGTCCGGGAGTAGGCATCCAGTAAACTTTGATCGTTTGATGCCTGATGCGTAAGAAATGAGATGGTATTTTCCATGAGTATAGCCGCTCAAATTTATTTCCAGAGCTATACTGGTGCCTTTTTGACATCGATCGACAGTACATTATGTCATCTTTACTTATTATATCAGGGAAAATCCTGATTATTTAGCTATTTTGACACGGGAATGTTTTTGTTCAACAAAGATCTAAACAGCGGGGAGACATTAGCGATTGATATTATTATCCGCTAATGTCTCCCCGCTGTTTCTTAATTCTTAATTCTTAATTCTTCATTCCATATTCCTTATTCCTTCTAATATCCCGGGTTCTGAGGGAAATTCATGATATCTATTTCCTGTTGCGGGATTGGATATAAAAGACGGAATGCCGGGAGGTTTACTTTTTTGTTGGCAAGTATTTCGGAGATGGCGCGGTTGGTACGCAGGAGATCGAACCAGCGGTCACATTCGAAGGGCAGCTCGAGCCGGCGTTGTTTGTAGATTTCGGCGCGGAAGCTTGCCTGATCCGGCAGGTTGGCAGCAGTAAAGGCAGCCAGGCCGGCACGGGTACGGACGTTGTTGAGATAGGTAAAGGCGTTGCCAGTGGCAACGTATCCCTGTTCATTCAGTATTTCCGCCTGCATCAGCAGAATATCCGCGAAACGAAGTACGGGAAAGTCATTGCCGGCATTTCCGTTTACGGGCTGATCAAGGAACTTGCGGGGCATGATATTGGCATTGCCTGTAGGTTTTACCGGATCTGCCAGTGGTTTGCGGAGGTCGTTGGCATCGTAGGCCTTTGTCAGGGTAGTATCTACCGTGATCACCTGCGAGTTGGCGTACCAGAAGCCATGATCCTGGTTGGCAACACCTTTGGCATAACGGACTGCGAATACGATTTCAGCGTTGTACTTGTTGTTGGTGTTGAATACATCTGCCACATTGGGCAGCAAAGAAAAAACTTTGGAATCAATTACATCCTGCAATAACGTTTGTGCGTTACCGTATTTTTTTTCGTAGAGATATACTTTTCCCAGTAGTCCTTTCGCAGCGCCGGCAGTAACGCGGCCCAGGTCGTTGGCCGGGTAGCTGTTAGGCAGGTTGGCGGAGGCGAAGGTAAGGTCATCCTCTATCAGTTTATAGGCAACAGCTACATCATCCCTCTTCAGTTTTACTGCGCTGATAGGATCTACTACAGCAGTTAGTACCGGTACGGAACCCCAGAGCCTCACAAGATTGAAATAGTCCAGTGCGCGGATGAAGCGGGCTTCCGCTTTAATACGGTTTTTCAGCTGCTCGTCCATTTTGATACCGTCGATGGCGCCGAGTAGAGTATTGCAGCGGAAGATGCCATTGTACACACCTACCCAGGTAGTGTAGAAGTTGGTGTTACCGGGGTTGTCGGAATAACGGTTGATCTGGTAGTTCTGACCTGCATTGGAAGAAGGATCCTGATCGGTGAAATTATCGGCCCGTGCTTCCATTAATACCTGGAAATTGTTGCCGTACTGGCTGCTTAAAGCGAGCGACTCATAGCATCCGTTGACAGCGGTGATGGCGTCGTCCTGCGTTTTGAAGAAAGCACTGGGAGAGATAGCGGACGGTGGTGTCAGGTTCAGAAAATCTTTACCACAGGAGCTCAATATTAATAAAAGTGCCGGCAAATAAAGTATATGCTTTTTCATGATCGTTCGTTAAAAAGTGATGTTAAGACCAAGAGAATAAGTACGCGCAAGCGGGTAGGAGCCATAGTCTTCCCCGGCAGT
The genomic region above belongs to Chitinophaga sp. 180180018-3 and contains:
- a CDS encoding beta-L-arabinofuranosidase domain-containing protein encodes the protein MKKTSLLLSCMLILSGLLLAQDQSRVYNEFQYRMQMTLARLTGNNTIPVYTPQFVLADVDIDTTSPRRFFNFSGDLSGRYVEVMSMVEDAAMRAKLEQLVKQLITYQRPDGRFGNAELVFTEDKIGGEHMALLWGNGRLLVGLMQYYKTFKDPQVLQTARRLGDFITNVYGICSTPDVAKRLEGMMAQGIICFTQCIEGMIMLSQYSSDPKYANIAGKMYKVLGPRGNQHTHGYLSTLRGVLMLYDYNHDETHLNFVKNAYDDLVQSTDYTPFGGVREYFGHMAVDRDEGCSTADFVRLSFDLYRETGQQKYLQKGEFGLLNALYFNQYYTGDFGHHLLNETGSSPDFLHAAWWCCTMHGLRAMYEIKQHYLVDENSRGVHVNLYLETTCKGHSIDYELRKMKPEGRLQPYSIKVTRLQAGSGPVFLRMPEWAAAARVWVNEKSISIAPQDGYLKLPKLTAGDAVKIGFQYKVDIQTPDRGNVDIAQLTTSPVAGYLHYGPWLLGADDKEDATFTAEPNENIVYINPAGQAASANGIYSIRYKHAGFPSNLEGRLRPVSALTFDKHGYLMTKLVFAAGEGKNTASQAASMLAPFDPRKEAVEEKHHD
- a CDS encoding RagB/SusD family nutrient uptake outer membrane protein codes for the protein MKKVIRILIAGLFLLPACNKDVLNKQPLDIVSDAVLWNDPNLVDAYLIQVYAETTTWDLEFNPLRGDDYKSGFFDITTVSDECKDGGWWWGSNAYHKYGNLKIDGGLLEYWGYATVRKTNEFIARVPGTSISDDLKKKRVAEARFLRAYAYFSMVKRYGGVPLITKAQAVTDPPESLKPKREKEAAVYDFIIAEAAAAAADLPESATGSEQGRATKYAALALKCRAALYAGSIAQFGTVKLDGVVGIDASKSDAYYQQAYDAAAVIMTSGKFMLYNKIPSDKVANYRNLFTDKWNAEVILARDHNNIPVESGGTGIAYDFMATPKPNGWGAGQILAPYLEMIEEYEHTDGSSGKLDDNTISQRLWTTDELWANKDPRFFATIATENTLWRGRTLTFYNGIIKPDGSVEQSNSYNGILPQGNQFQNNCGFSVLKYLDPNNDISTYSNSTTSIQVFRYAEILLNYAEAAFELGKNNDALNAVNQIRERAGIVPLTAIDRDKIRHERRVELAFEGHRYWDVRRWRTATQDLTGSKRGLRYVLDYNTRKYILLIEKNIDGIPLQFFERNYYLPITIPRTATNPNLLENPGYQ
- a CDS encoding TonB-dependent receptor, with the translated sequence MKLVTLLMLIASLHICAKGLSQEITFSGRQVRLEKIFSVIKEQTRHVAFFESDALAMSHPVDINVKKASLNEVLAICFKDQPLEYTVKGNNIFITRKEPASAAMLQTLIPVTGKVTDEKGQPLPGVTIRLKGAARGTSTDEKGVFKINAEKGNILEISYIGYEKKEVTIVSDMPLTISLAPGQGKMNEVVVIGYGTQKKVNLTGSVSTIRGEEITVAPLASTANTLAGRLPGLVSLQSSGQPGADAASLSIRGFGNALIIVDGVETEFNNIDANQIETISVLKDGAASIYGSRAGNGVILITTKRGSNGKPVITLNSSLTRQGITAFPKMSSSGQITEMSREAWLNSGRPEAGAPYTAEQVKKFYEGTDPQYPNTDWYHILIRKWAPQQQHNLSVRGGSDRIKYYGFLGYANQQAIWKSGHGGTYTRYNLQSNIDAKITDDLSLQLDLAATNEYRRFPWRSQERVLWTDFWQTFPMYPATLPDPTRLSFAQGGGTGGAQFMTNSDIAGYDNTDNQNLRGTLALNYIFKPVKGLSAKAFVNYLQYSSFEKQFVKPLTFYTYDYASKIYTKAGALYDKAFLNQNAGRSRIITGQFSLNYDHTFLQTHHVSALALMEIIDYSNDSFGGGRKDFLTPAIDQLFIGTLQSSVINGTAAEMGRKSYVGRVNYDYKGKYLLEATLRADASAKFPAATRWGYFPGVSVGWRLSEEGFLRPAKGSIDNLKLRASYGEAGNDAVGNFQYLTGYVAGSAVMLGGSQQTGMTSTGLANPLLTWERITIYNVGTDFSFFNRKLYGTLEGFYRERAGIPAQRVASLPSTFGANMPPENLNSLSDRGFELQVGTSGKTGYGLLWDISSNISFSRAKWRHFEEPDYTDPDQKRIFKKSGTWTDRDFGYISDGLFTSQAEINGLKYDQDGQKNASLRPGDIRYKDVNGDGVLDWKDQVEIGKGTIPHWMFGFNTNLKYKGFDLSALFQGAFGYYNNINLLKANGLAPRVYYDLRWTEANDNPDAFIPRLGSTAATNSLHSDHYYKKAGYVRLKVLSIGYSLPAQWLNSIKFSQVRVYAAGTNLLTFNPLRKYETDPEAPSDNGGYYYPQQLTITFGVNVSF